Proteins encoded within one genomic window of Hermetia illucens chromosome 2, iHerIll2.2.curated.20191125, whole genome shotgun sequence:
- the LOC119650005 gene encoding E3 ubiquitin-protein ligase CCNB1IP1-like isoform X1 has protein sequence MSFQLVCNHKNCLKPISNVGWVTACLHIFCEDHGKQLKLRWESMTCPACGTHFEEEFAINERVVNPSKEFKSSDLLGLKPDIVLQIASNAINFWTHQCSLQMKMMRHKLDQYRSTLITTKSELEKNKESYDNMIRKIHTKLYDANKRIRQLSLEVSEKDRQIIKFQRTRCGFCS, from the exons ATGTCATTTCAACTGGTGTGCAATCATAAAAACTGTTTAAAGCCAATTTCGAACGTTGGCTGGGTGACTGCATGTTTACATATTTTCTGTGAAGACCACGGAAAGCAATTGAAACTGCGCTGGGAATCAATGACGTGTCCTGCGTGCGGAACTCATTTCGAGGAAGAGTTTGCTATTAATGAACGAGTAGTAAATCCTTCGAAAGAATTCAAATCC AGCGATTTGTTGGGTCTCAAACCGGATATTGTCCTCCAAATAGCTTCAAACGCTATAAATTTTTGGACTCATCAATGCAGTctacaaatgaaaatgatgcGACATAAACTCGATCAATACAG ATCGACTCTTATTACGACGAAAAGTGAATTGGAGAAAAATAAGGAGTCCTACGACAATATGATCAGAA aaattcacacgaaattatACGACGCCAATAAGCGGATCAGACAACTTTCATTGGAGGTTTCAGAGAAAGATCGACaaatcataaaatttcaaaggactCGCTGTGGTTTTTGCTCATAA
- the LOC119650005 gene encoding uncharacterized protein LOC119650005 isoform X2, whose translation MKFLLNMFGIKSTIFSGIKRYSGIKASDLLGLKPDIVLQIASNAINFWTHQCSLQMKMMRHKLDQYRSTLITTKSELEKNKESYDNMIRKIHTKLYDANKRIRQLSLEVSEKDRQIIKFQRTRCGFCS comes from the exons ATGAAGTTTT TGCTAAACATGTTCGGGATAAAAAGCACGATATTTAGCGGCATAAAGCGATATTCCGGTATCAAAGCG AGCGATTTGTTGGGTCTCAAACCGGATATTGTCCTCCAAATAGCTTCAAACGCTATAAATTTTTGGACTCATCAATGCAGTctacaaatgaaaatgatgcGACATAAACTCGATCAATACAG ATCGACTCTTATTACGACGAAAAGTGAATTGGAGAAAAATAAGGAGTCCTACGACAATATGATCAGAA aaattcacacgaaattatACGACGCCAATAAGCGGATCAGACAACTTTCATTGGAGGTTTCAGAGAAAGATCGACaaatcataaaatttcaaaggactCGCTGTGGTTTTTGCTCATAA